In the genome of Streptomyces sp. SAI-127, the window ATCGCCACCTGGACGGCCGTGGGCGCGGGTGGCGGCGCCGCGGGCGGATTCGTCGGCGGACTTCTGGTGGACACCCTGTCCTGGCGCTGGGTGCTGCTGATCAACGTGCCCGTCGGCGCGCTGGTCCTGCTGGGTTCGCTGCTGTGGCTGACGGAGAGCCGCAGCGGGGACGGGCGGCGCCTCGACCTGCCGGGAGCGCTGCTGGTCACCGGGGGACTGGCGGTATTGGCGTACGGCATCTCGCAGACCGAGGCCGAGGGGTGGACGGCGGCGGCCACCCTGCTCCCGCTGGCCGCCGGGCTCGCGCTGGTAGGGGGCTTCCTCCTCGTCGAGTCCCGTACGGCGGCCCCGCTGATGCCCCTCGGGCTGCTGAGGGTGCGGGCGGTGGCGTCGGCGAACGCGGCGATGTTCCTGAGCGGCTCCGCGATGTTCTCCATGTGGTTCTTCATGACGCTCTACGCCCAGAACGTCCTCGGCTACTCACCCCTGGCCGCCGGAGCCGCACTGATCCCGACCTCGCTGGCGATCGTGGTCGGCTCGAAACTCGCCCCGCGCTTCATGCGCCGGCTCGGGGCGCGGTGGGTGGCGGTGCTCGGCACGACGGTCGCGGTCGCCGGGTTCGGCTGGCAGTCGACGATGACCGCGGACGGCGGCTATGTGACCGCGATCATGTGCCCCGGGATCCTGATGATGCTGGGCGCCGGCCTCGCGGTGACCCCGCTCGCCTCGCTGGCCCTCTCCGGGGCGGCGCCGGGGGAGGCCGGGCTGGTGTCCGGACTGGTCAACACCTCGCGCACGATGGGCGGCTCGCTCGGGCTCGCGGTCCTGTCGACGCTGGCGGCGGCCCGGACGGGGGGTGTGACGTCGCCGGAGGCGCTGACGGAGGGGTACGCCCTGGCGTTCCGGGTGGGGACGGGAGTGCTGCTCTGCGGGGTGGCGCTG includes:
- a CDS encoding MFS transporter, producing MTTMLEAAEVAHRPRRPRSAPPAWLVVALACAGQFLVVLDVSVVNVALPSMRTDLGMSESGLQWVVNAYSIAFAGFMLLGGRAGDLYGRKRMFLVGLGLFTAASLAGGLAQGDAELLIARAVQGLGAAVLAPATLTIVTSAVPEGAARARAIATWTAVGAGGGAAGGFVGGLLVDTLSWRWVLLINVPVGALVLLGSLLWLTESRSGDGRRLDLPGALLVTGGLAVLAYGISQTEAEGWTAAATLLPLAAGLALVGGFLLVESRTAAPLMPLGLLRVRAVASANAAMFLSGSAMFSMWFFMTLYAQNVLGYSPLAAGAALIPTSLAIVVGSKLAPRFMRRLGARWVAVLGTTVAVAGFGWQSTMTADGGYVTAIMCPGILMMLGAGLAVTPLASLALSGAAPGEAGLVSGLVNTSRTMGGSLGLAVLSTLAAARTGGVTSPEALTEGYALAFRVGTGVLLCGVALMLAWLPRKISAN